Proteins from a single region of Pseudomonas quebecensis:
- a CDS encoding purine-cytosine permease family protein has product MGSMTSGQGAGQLETRGIEPVPEGECNGHPLQLFWVWFAANISILGLPLGATLVAFRGLAIWQAVIVAILGAAGSFAVVGIISIAGRRGRAPSLTLSRAIFGVRGNIGPTLVSLMSRLGWETVNTTTAAFVLLSLCSILFGSAVEAKSAPVLTLIFIGIFVLLTLAVSGLGHATLLVIQKWATYVFGALNILVGGFLCATIDWSAVFNAAPAPLSAMIIGIGTMAAGTGIGWANAGADMSRYQHRSVKAARLVASAAFGAGIPLVLLITLGGLLSVGNNDLAAATDPIIAIRDMLPTWMAVPYLITAFGGLLLSNNLSVYSAGLTTLTLGLKVKRVHAVIVDIVAIFAGSIYFMLIADSFYGPFITFISLLAVPITAWVGIFVVDLIHRHYYSAKDLLDVSPSSAYWYRGGVEWRAFGAWAVAIVLGFSFTTIGTTADNIWFAGPLSDSWLGHNGLGWIVTFLVAGGLYAVLGGASDRRPALVEGAHV; this is encoded by the coding sequence ATGGGCAGCATGACTTCCGGCCAAGGCGCCGGGCAATTGGAAACACGCGGTATCGAGCCCGTCCCGGAAGGGGAGTGCAACGGCCACCCGCTGCAACTGTTCTGGGTATGGTTCGCCGCCAATATCAGCATCCTCGGTTTGCCGCTGGGCGCCACGTTGGTGGCGTTTCGCGGCCTGGCGATCTGGCAGGCAGTGATCGTGGCAATCCTCGGCGCCGCCGGTTCCTTTGCCGTGGTGGGCATCATTTCCATCGCCGGCCGACGGGGCCGCGCGCCCAGCCTGACACTGTCCCGAGCCATTTTCGGCGTGCGCGGCAATATCGGTCCGACGCTGGTCTCGCTGATGTCGCGCCTGGGCTGGGAAACCGTCAACACCACCACCGCCGCGTTTGTGCTGCTGTCGCTGTGTTCGATTCTGTTCGGCTCGGCGGTCGAAGCTAAAAGCGCGCCGGTGCTGACCCTGATCTTTATCGGCATCTTCGTGCTGCTGACCCTGGCCGTCTCCGGCCTGGGCCACGCCACCTTGCTGGTGATCCAGAAGTGGGCCACCTATGTGTTCGGTGCGCTGAACATCCTGGTGGGCGGTTTTCTCTGCGCCACCATCGACTGGAGTGCCGTCTTCAACGCCGCCCCGGCTCCGCTGAGCGCGATGATCATCGGCATCGGCACCATGGCCGCCGGTACCGGTATCGGCTGGGCCAATGCCGGTGCCGATATGTCGCGCTACCAGCACCGCAGCGTCAAGGCCGCACGACTGGTGGCGTCCGCCGCATTTGGCGCGGGTATCCCGCTGGTACTGTTGATCACCCTCGGCGGTCTGCTGTCGGTGGGCAACAATGACCTGGCGGCGGCCACGGACCCGATCATCGCGATCCGCGACATGCTGCCCACCTGGATGGCCGTGCCGTACCTGATCACCGCGTTCGGCGGGCTGTTGCTGTCAAACAACCTGTCGGTGTATTCGGCCGGCCTCACTACCTTGACGCTCGGCCTGAAGGTCAAGCGCGTGCATGCGGTGATCGTCGATATCGTGGCGATTTTCGCCGGTTCGATTTACTTCATGCTGATCGCCGACAGTTTCTATGGCCCGTTCATCACCTTCATTTCGCTGCTGGCGGTGCCGATTACCGCGTGGGTCGGGATCTTCGTGGTCGATCTGATTCACCGTCACTACTACAGCGCCAAGGATTTGCTGGACGTCAGCCCCAGCAGCGCCTATTGGTATCGCGGCGGCGTGGAATGGCGCGCGTTCGGCGCCTGGGCCGTGGCGATCGTGTTGGGTTTCAGCTTCACCACCATTGGCACCACCGCCGACAACATCTGGTTTGCCGGACCATTGTCTGATTCCTGGCTGGGCCACAACGGCCTGGGCTGGATCGTAACGTTCCTGGTTGCGGGTGGGCTTTATGCCGTACTAGGTGGCGCCTCCGATCGCCGTCCGGCGCTGGTCGAGGGCGCGCATGTCTAG
- a CDS encoding substrate-binding domain-containing protein, giving the protein MKKALRVLATAVALSGLSSFALAADPVKIGFLVKQAEEPWFQTEWAFAEKAGKEHGFTVIKIAVPDGEKTLSAIDSLAANGAKGFVICPPDVSLGPAIVAKAKVNDLKVMAVDDRFVDAKGKFMEDVPYLGMAAFEVGQKQGAAMADEAKKRGWDWKETYAVITTYNELDTGKKRTDGSIDSLKKAGIPADHILTAPLKTLDVPGSMDATNSALVKLPGAAKNLIIGGMNDNTVLGGVRATEAAGFKAANVIGIGINGTDAIGELKKPNSGFFGSMLPSPHIEGYNTALAMYEWVTTGKEPAKYTAMDEVTLITRANFQEELTKIGLWK; this is encoded by the coding sequence ATGAAAAAAGCCTTACGTGTGCTTGCTACCGCCGTTGCGCTCAGCGGCCTCAGTTCCTTCGCCCTGGCCGCCGATCCCGTCAAAATCGGTTTTCTGGTCAAACAGGCCGAAGAACCCTGGTTCCAGACCGAGTGGGCCTTCGCCGAAAAAGCCGGCAAGGAGCATGGCTTTACCGTGATCAAGATCGCCGTGCCCGACGGCGAAAAAACCCTCTCGGCCATCGACAGCCTGGCCGCCAACGGCGCCAAGGGTTTTGTGATCTGCCCGCCGGATGTGTCCCTCGGCCCGGCTATCGTGGCTAAGGCCAAAGTCAACGACCTGAAAGTCATGGCGGTGGACGACCGTTTTGTCGATGCCAAGGGCAAGTTCATGGAAGACGTGCCGTACCTGGGTATGGCGGCCTTTGAAGTGGGCCAGAAGCAGGGCGCGGCCATGGCGGATGAAGCGAAAAAACGCGGCTGGGACTGGAAAGAAACTTACGCGGTGATTACCACCTACAACGAACTCGATACCGGCAAGAAACGCACCGACGGTTCGATTGATTCGCTGAAAAAAGCCGGCATCCCTGCAGACCATATCCTCACCGCACCGCTGAAAACCCTCGACGTCCCCGGCAGCATGGACGCCACCAACTCGGCCCTGGTCAAACTGCCCGGCGCGGCGAAAAACCTGATCATCGGCGGCATGAACGACAACACCGTGCTCGGCGGCGTACGCGCCACCGAGGCGGCCGGTTTCAAGGCGGCTAATGTGATCGGTATCGGCATCAACGGCACCGACGCCATCGGCGAGCTGAAAAAACCGAACAGCGGCTTCTTCGGCTCGATGCTGCCAAGCCCGCATATCGAGGGTTACAACACCGCGTTGGCGATGTACGAGTGGGTCACCACCGGTAAGGAACCGGCCAAGTACACCGCCATGGATGAAGTCACCCTGATCACCCGCGCCAACTTCCAGGAAGAACTGACCAAGATCGGGCTGTGGAAATGA
- a CDS encoding GNAT family N-acetyltransferase, with protein MTIEIRPAVPSDAAQILTFITELAEYEKARHEVIASVADIQRSLFGEGATAHGLICSRDGVPIGFAVFFFSYSTWLGSNCLYLEDLYINPEQRGGGAGKKLLRHLAKIAFDNGCGRFEWSVLDWNEPAIAFYKSIGAQPQEEWVRYRMEGDALRDFALG; from the coding sequence ATGACCATCGAGATTCGTCCCGCCGTGCCCAGTGACGCTGCGCAGATCCTGACTTTCATCACCGAGCTCGCCGAGTACGAAAAGGCCCGGCATGAAGTGATCGCCAGCGTGGCGGATATCCAGCGCAGCCTGTTTGGCGAAGGTGCGACTGCCCATGGCCTGATCTGCTCGCGAGACGGTGTGCCGATCGGCTTCGCGGTATTCTTTTTCAGCTACTCCACCTGGCTGGGCAGCAACTGCCTGTACCTCGAAGACCTCTACATCAACCCGGAACAACGCGGCGGCGGGGCAGGCAAGAAGCTGTTGCGCCACTTGGCCAAGATCGCCTTCGACAACGGCTGTGGTCGTTTCGAGTGGAGCGTGCTGGACTGGAACGAGCCGGCGATTGCTTTCTATAAGTCCATCGGCGCCCAGCCCCAAGAAGAGTGGGTGCGTTATCGCATGGAAGGCGACGCGTTGCGCGACTTTGCCTTGGGCTGA
- a CDS encoding ADP-ribosylglycohydrolase family protein produces the protein MTPHDRALGAFYGLALGDALGMPTQSLSREQVRARFGAITTLVDAHADQPIAPNMPAGSITDDTEQAILVGELLVQGQGTIQPSVLAHRLIEWEASMRAKGSQDLLGPSTKRAIDMILAGHTPEESGRYGTTNGAAMRITPVGIAADVNDSARFIQAVIQACQVTHNTTLGISSAAAVAAVVSAGINGADLGEALNIGTQMAQQAETHGHWIAGGRISTRISWARTLSVGSGDTALFADLLYELIGTSVASQESVVVSFALAQQVAVGELTALDALCLAASLGGDTDTIAAMLGAMLGACLGMPCWPSAMIEQIRRVNRLDLQPLVQGLLALRQAHD, from the coding sequence ATGACTCCGCACGACCGCGCCCTCGGCGCCTTCTACGGCCTGGCCCTGGGCGATGCCCTGGGCATGCCCACCCAGTCTCTGAGCCGTGAACAGGTTCGCGCGCGTTTCGGCGCTATCACCACGCTGGTCGACGCCCACGCCGACCAGCCCATCGCCCCCAACATGCCGGCCGGCTCCATCACCGATGACACCGAACAAGCCATCCTCGTGGGCGAGCTGCTGGTGCAGGGGCAGGGCACGATCCAACCCTCGGTGCTCGCACATCGGCTGATCGAATGGGAAGCGAGCATGCGCGCCAAGGGCTCCCAGGATTTGCTCGGCCCTTCCACCAAGCGCGCCATCGACATGATCCTCGCCGGCCATACCCCGGAAGAGTCCGGGCGCTATGGCACCACCAACGGTGCCGCCATGCGCATTACGCCCGTGGGCATTGCCGCCGACGTCAACGACTCGGCGCGGTTTATCCAGGCGGTGATCCAGGCGTGCCAGGTCACCCATAACACCACCTTGGGGATTTCCAGCGCGGCGGCGGTGGCGGCGGTGGTCTCGGCCGGCATCAACGGTGCGGACCTGGGCGAAGCCTTGAACATCGGCACTCAAATGGCCCAGCAGGCTGAAACCCACGGGCATTGGATTGCCGGCGGGCGGATTTCCACCCGCATCAGTTGGGCGCGTACCCTGAGCGTCGGCAGTGGCGACACGGCGCTGTTCGCCGACTTGCTGTACGAGTTGATCGGCACTTCCGTCGCCTCCCAGGAGTCGGTGGTGGTGTCGTTTGCCCTTGCGCAGCAAGTGGCGGTGGGCGAGCTGACGGCGCTGGATGCCCTGTGCCTGGCCGCCAGCCTCGGTGGGGACACCGACACCATCGCGGCCATGCTCGGCGCCATGCTCGGCGCTTGCCTGGGCATGCCGTGCTGGCCGTCGGCGATGATCGAGCAGATCAGGCGGGTCAATCGCCTGGATCTGCAGCCCTTGGTCCAGGGGCTGCTGGCCTTGCGTCAAGCACATGATTGA
- a CDS encoding DUF1285 domain-containing protein codes for MTDSAKTNDLLAQLPKGKGPAPVHLWNPDFCGNIDMRIARDGTWYYQGTPIGRKPMVKLFSNIIRRDGDDYFLITPVEKVGIVVDDAPFVAVTLEVEGEGERQQLRFTTNVDEQIEAGPEHPLRVVIDPVTDEPSPYLCVRNNLEALVHRNVFYQLVELAVSRPINGQNWLGVWSGGAFFVIGLEP; via the coding sequence ATGACCGATTCCGCCAAAACCAATGATCTCTTGGCCCAACTGCCAAAAGGCAAGGGCCCGGCGCCGGTGCATCTGTGGAACCCGGATTTCTGCGGCAATATCGACATGCGTATCGCTCGGGACGGTACGTGGTATTACCAGGGCACGCCGATCGGGCGCAAGCCGATGGTCAAGCTGTTCTCCAACATCATTCGCCGCGACGGTGATGATTATTTCCTGATCACGCCGGTGGAAAAAGTCGGGATCGTGGTCGACGATGCACCCTTCGTTGCGGTGACGCTCGAGGTCGAAGGCGAGGGTGAACGTCAGCAATTGCGCTTCACCACTAACGTCGACGAGCAGATCGAGGCTGGCCCTGAACATCCGCTGCGGGTGGTGATTGATCCGGTTACCGACGAGCCGTCGCCTTATCTTTGCGTACGCAACAACCTCGAAGCGCTGGTGCATCGCAATGTGTTCTACCAGTTGGTAGAACTGGCGGTGAGCCGTCCGATCAATGGGCAAAACTGGCTTGGGGTCTGGAGCGGCGGAGCGTTCTTTGTGATTGGCCTGGAGCCGTGA
- a CDS encoding GntR family transcriptional regulator, whose translation MIRHVRFDKKKRVVDELIRRIEGGVMADGFLLPGEHQLAEEFAVSRGTLREALAELKRRNYIATQSGVGSIVTFDGMVLDQANGWAQALADTGALVNTEVLRLEAVTREDLRSRFGSDQFIALDRRRRTTDGTAVSLERSLMPASGSLESLPRVGLIDNSLTITLAAYGYIGADGDQWIGAEPLSAADAELLGRTAGTVFLKASRTTYDRRGRFMEYVESLLDPVHFRLHLQFGTAK comes from the coding sequence ATGATTAGACATGTCCGATTTGATAAGAAAAAACGCGTCGTCGACGAACTCATTCGCCGTATCGAAGGCGGGGTGATGGCCGACGGTTTCCTGCTGCCAGGCGAGCACCAGTTGGCCGAAGAGTTTGCGGTCAGCCGAGGCACGTTGCGCGAGGCACTGGCCGAACTCAAGCGGCGCAATTACATCGCCACCCAAAGCGGGGTCGGCTCCATCGTCACCTTCGATGGCATGGTGCTCGATCAAGCCAATGGCTGGGCCCAGGCCCTGGCCGACACGGGCGCACTGGTGAACACCGAGGTGCTGCGCCTGGAAGCTGTGACGCGAGAGGACCTGCGCAGCCGCTTCGGCAGCGACCAATTCATCGCCCTCGACCGCCGCCGGCGCACTACCGACGGCACTGCCGTGTCCTTGGAGCGCTCGTTGATGCCGGCCTCCGGGAGTCTGGAAAGCCTGCCCCGCGTGGGCTTGATCGACAATTCCCTGACCATCACCCTCGCGGCCTACGGCTATATCGGCGCCGACGGCGATCAGTGGATCGGTGCCGAGCCTCTGAGCGCTGCGGACGCCGAGTTGCTCGGGCGTACGGCCGGCACAGTGTTTCTGAAGGCGTCACGCACCACCTATGACCGCCGTGGGCGTTTCATGGAGTACGTCGAAAGCCTTCTAGACCCTGTGCACTTTCGCCTGCACCTGCAATTCGGAACCGCCAAATGA
- a CDS encoding GTP 3',8-cyclase MoaA — protein MIVDRQGRRFRNLRISLTSACNYACTYCVPDGKRLVAAQDELSAQAMARGVAYLIEAAGIERLRITGGEPLVSPKLEAFLGAVGGMGLSDISLTTNGQLLARKLPLLVDAGIRRINVSLDTLDAGAFRSIARGGDLATVLDGMDQARAAGLKIKVNMVPLRGQNLDQVMPLLDYCLERGYELRFIELMRMGHLAKDSNAFLQQFVSLQQLLSLIGEHHEYLQANAPVDATAVRYEVPGKGHFGVIANESVPFCRTCSRLRLSSTGWLHGCLSSSNRHYVGDLLDKPRHQALPALQGLLMKALGDKQEVAFSGGATVMKIIGG, from the coding sequence ATGATCGTTGATCGTCAAGGCAGGCGTTTTCGCAATCTGCGAATCAGCCTGACCTCAGCCTGCAATTATGCGTGTACCTACTGCGTGCCTGACGGCAAGCGGCTGGTGGCTGCCCAGGACGAACTCTCGGCTCAGGCCATGGCGCGTGGTGTGGCGTATCTGATTGAAGCGGCGGGTATCGAGCGCCTGCGCATCACCGGCGGTGAGCCGCTGGTGAGCCCCAAACTGGAGGCTTTTCTGGGCGCTGTGGGCGGGATGGGGCTCAGTGATATCAGCTTGACCACCAATGGTCAGTTGCTGGCGCGCAAATTGCCGCTGTTGGTGGACGCCGGCATCCGTCGCATCAACGTTTCCCTCGATACGCTGGACGCCGGGGCGTTTCGCAGCATCGCCCGTGGCGGCGACCTGGCGACCGTGCTGGATGGCATGGACCAGGCGCGTGCCGCCGGGCTCAAGATCAAAGTCAACATGGTGCCCCTGCGCGGCCAGAACCTGGACCAGGTCATGCCGCTGCTCGACTATTGCCTGGAACGCGGCTACGAACTGCGCTTTATCGAACTGATGCGCATGGGCCATCTGGCCAAGGATTCGAACGCATTCCTGCAGCAATTCGTCAGTCTGCAACAATTGCTCAGCCTGATCGGCGAGCACCACGAATACCTGCAGGCCAACGCCCCCGTGGATGCTACCGCGGTACGCTACGAAGTGCCTGGCAAAGGCCATTTCGGCGTGATTGCCAACGAGAGCGTGCCATTCTGTCGTACCTGTTCGCGGCTGCGTCTGTCATCCACCGGCTGGTTGCATGGCTGCCTGTCGTCGAGCAACCGCCATTACGTCGGCGACTTGCTCGACAAGCCTCGCCACCAGGCGCTGCCTGCGCTGCAGGGCCTGTTGATGAAGGCTCTGGGCGACAAACAGGAAGTGGCCTTCTCCGGCGGTGCAACCGTCATGAAGATTATTGGCGGCTGA
- a CDS encoding TetR/AcrR family transcriptional regulator yields MHKEPRKVREFRRREQEILDTALKLFLEQGEDSVTVEMIADAVGIGKGTIYKHFKSKAEIYLRLMLDYERDLNELLHSADVDKDKEALSRAYFEFRMRDPQRYRLFDRLEEKVVKGHQVPEMVEELHKIRASNFERLTLLIKGRISEGKLEDVPPYFHYCAAWALVHGAVALYHSPFWSNVLEDQEGFFQFLMDIGVRMGNKRKHSSEPALEAAPAETPATQ; encoded by the coding sequence ATGCACAAAGAACCCCGTAAGGTCCGTGAGTTTCGCCGCCGTGAGCAGGAAATTCTCGACACCGCGCTCAAATTGTTTCTCGAACAGGGTGAAGACAGCGTCACCGTCGAGATGATTGCGGATGCCGTAGGTATCGGCAAAGGCACTATCTATAAGCACTTCAAATCCAAGGCCGAGATCTATCTGCGCCTGATGCTCGACTATGAGCGCGATTTGAATGAGCTGCTGCATTCGGCAGACGTGGACAAGGATAAGGAAGCCCTGTCCCGCGCCTATTTCGAGTTCCGCATGCGTGACCCGCAGCGCTATCGCCTGTTCGATCGTCTGGAAGAGAAAGTGGTGAAAGGCCATCAAGTCCCGGAGATGGTTGAAGAGCTGCACAAGATTCGCGCGTCCAACTTCGAACGACTGACCCTGTTGATCAAGGGCCGTATCAGCGAAGGCAAGCTTGAAGATGTGCCGCCGTATTTCCACTACTGCGCCGCCTGGGCGCTGGTGCACGGTGCGGTCGCGCTGTATCACTCGCCGTTCTGGAGCAATGTGCTGGAAGATCAGGAAGGTTTCTTCCAGTTCCTGATGGACATTGGCGTGCGCATGGGCAATAAGCGCAAGCACAGCAGTGAGCCTGCGCTGGAAGCGGCTCCCGCCGAAACGCCCGCCACGCAATGA
- a CDS encoding DUF4823 domain-containing protein, whose product MRSLVLLLASLTLSGCMTVSDMAEGTRYQMSDAGLLDHSDTRRTASIRVQPDSFIFIAQGAFVPPGSAYPRPNVVAEEAFNGFVEYFPMVRRARQPEGLEQAMAEARAAGAHYLLYCRFAKADDRIGNADEWADQEALDRVGVDSGVIQIMLIETSTQYLIDTARIRSRGGLLTFHDNKPQDLIARPLAQYARGLLGMSDQ is encoded by the coding sequence ATGCGTAGTCTGGTGTTATTGCTGGCGTCGTTGACGCTGAGTGGCTGCATGACCGTCAGCGATATGGCCGAAGGCACCCGCTATCAGATGAGTGACGCCGGTTTGCTGGACCACAGCGATACCCGCCGCACCGCGTCGATTCGCGTGCAGCCCGATTCGTTCATCTTCATCGCCCAGGGGGCCTTCGTACCGCCCGGCAGTGCCTATCCACGTCCGAACGTGGTGGCCGAGGAAGCCTTCAACGGTTTCGTCGAGTACTTCCCCATGGTACGTCGCGCGCGCCAACCCGAAGGCCTCGAGCAAGCCATGGCGGAAGCCCGTGCGGCGGGCGCCCATTACCTGTTGTATTGCCGCTTCGCCAAGGCCGACGACCGTATCGGCAACGCCGATGAATGGGCCGATCAGGAGGCGCTTGACCGCGTTGGCGTGGACAGCGGTGTCATCCAGATCATGTTGATCGAGACCAGCACCCAGTATTTGATTGATACTGCACGCATTCGCAGTCGTGGCGGTTTACTGACATTCCACGACAACAAGCCACAAGACCTGATTGCCCGCCCACTGGCGCAGTACGCACGCGGCCTGCTGGGCATGAGTGATCAGTAG
- a CDS encoding PfkB family carbohydrate kinase — protein MSRLLHTGQVIVDLVMALDALPESGGDVLAQSASFETGGGFNVMAAARRNGMPVVYLGRHGTGRFGDLARAAMQADGIEIALAPTTGKDTGLCVALTEASTERTFISRLGAEGDLSAEDLASVAPHAGDYVYVSGYSLLLEGKAQPLIDWVLALPRAIVVVFDPGPLVKAPDSALMRALLPRIDIWTSNAPEALAFTGAVDIAHALSALARHLPADALLVVRDGPNGCWVGRGAHIDHVPGFKVRAVDSNGAGDAHAGVMMAGLAQGLTPVESARRANAAAALAVTRRGPATSPGAGEVDAFLNG, from the coding sequence ATGTCTAGGTTGCTGCACACCGGTCAGGTTATTGTCGACCTGGTCATGGCCCTCGATGCGTTGCCCGAATCCGGTGGCGACGTGCTGGCGCAATCGGCCAGCTTCGAAACCGGCGGGGGCTTCAACGTGATGGCCGCCGCACGCCGCAACGGGATGCCGGTGGTGTACCTGGGGCGCCATGGTACCGGGCGTTTCGGCGACCTGGCCCGCGCGGCAATGCAGGCGGACGGCATCGAGATAGCCCTTGCGCCCACCACTGGCAAGGACACCGGCTTGTGCGTTGCCCTGACCGAAGCGTCCACGGAGCGAACCTTCATTTCTCGCCTCGGCGCCGAGGGTGACCTCAGTGCCGAGGACCTCGCCAGCGTGGCGCCGCATGCAGGTGATTATGTCTATGTGAGCGGCTACAGCCTGTTGTTGGAAGGCAAGGCGCAACCGCTGATTGACTGGGTGCTGGCGCTGCCGCGCGCCATTGTGGTGGTGTTCGATCCGGGGCCTTTGGTCAAAGCGCCTGATTCGGCCCTGATGCGTGCATTGCTGCCGCGCATCGATATCTGGACCAGTAACGCTCCCGAGGCGCTGGCATTCACCGGCGCGGTGGACATCGCGCATGCCCTGTCCGCGCTCGCTCGGCACCTGCCCGCCGACGCGCTGCTGGTGGTGCGCGACGGGCCGAATGGCTGCTGGGTAGGGAGGGGCGCCCACATCGACCACGTGCCGGGTTTCAAGGTACGGGCAGTGGACAGCAACGGCGCCGGGGATGCGCACGCAGGGGTAATGATGGCCGGCCTTGCCCAAGGCCTCACGCCGGTGGAATCGGCGCGCCGTGCCAATGCCGCAGCGGCATTGGCGGTGACCCGTCGGGGCCCGGCCACATCGCCGGGCGCTGGCGAAGTCGACGCTTTCCTCAACGGATAA
- a CDS encoding Rho termination factor N-terminal domain-containing protein: MPLGSKAKYTAAQKRKAARIEHSYEDKGVPKAEAEARAWATVNKQSGGGEKAGGSGQRKAPAKKAEDRQASAKRAAASREGHPRNSRAALSAQTKQSLLKEARAKDIPGRSSMRKDELIEALKKAG; encoded by the coding sequence ATGCCTCTTGGAAGCAAAGCCAAATACACCGCCGCACAGAAGCGCAAAGCCGCCCGTATCGAGCACAGTTACGAGGATAAAGGCGTGCCAAAGGCCGAAGCCGAAGCGCGCGCCTGGGCCACGGTCAACAAGCAATCCGGTGGTGGCGAAAAAGCCGGCGGTTCCGGCCAGCGCAAGGCCCCGGCGAAGAAAGCCGAGGATCGTCAGGCATCGGCCAAACGCGCTGCCGCCAGCCGCGAGGGACATCCGCGCAACAGCCGTGCGGCGTTAAGCGCCCAGACCAAGCAAAGCTTGCTCAAAGAAGCTCGGGCGAAGGATATCCCCGGGCGTTCGAGCATGCGCAAGGACGAATTGATCGAGGCGTTGAAGAAGGCGGGTTAG
- a CDS encoding SDR family oxidoreductase → MQAQPLSLPVVPEPTYGERLKGKVVIITGAAQGIGEAIVACFQAQQAQLVIGDIQGEKVQAVAARWRERGARIHALPIDITVKEQWQALVSLAIERFGRVDVLVNCAGVNVFRDPLEMTDEDWRRCFAIDLDGAWFGCRTVLPHMIEQGIGNIINIASTHSSHIIPGCFPYPVAKHGLLGLTRALGIEYAPKGIRVNAIAPGYIETQLNVDYWNGFPDPHAERQRAFDLHPPKRIGQPVEVAMTALFLATDEAPFINATCLMIDGGRSVMYHD, encoded by the coding sequence ATGCAGGCACAACCGTTGTCCTTACCCGTGGTGCCCGAGCCTACCTACGGCGAGCGTCTCAAAGGCAAGGTGGTGATTATCACCGGTGCCGCCCAAGGCATTGGCGAGGCAATCGTCGCGTGTTTCCAGGCCCAGCAGGCGCAGTTGGTGATCGGCGATATCCAGGGTGAGAAAGTCCAAGCCGTAGCCGCCCGCTGGCGCGAACGTGGCGCCCGGATCCATGCGCTGCCTATCGATATCACCGTGAAGGAGCAGTGGCAGGCGCTGGTCAGCCTGGCCATCGAGCGTTTCGGGCGCGTGGATGTGTTGGTCAACTGCGCCGGCGTCAATGTGTTCCGTGACCCATTGGAGATGACCGACGAAGACTGGCGCCGCTGCTTCGCCATCGACCTCGACGGAGCCTGGTTCGGCTGCCGCACGGTGCTGCCGCACATGATCGAGCAGGGCATCGGCAACATCATCAATATCGCTTCCACCCATTCCAGTCACATCATTCCCGGTTGCTTCCCGTACCCGGTCGCCAAGCATGGCCTGCTCGGCCTGACCCGTGCCCTGGGCATCGAATACGCGCCCAAAGGCATCCGCGTAAATGCCATCGCGCCGGGTTATATCGAAACCCAACTCAATGTGGACTACTGGAACGGTTTCCCCGACCCCCACGCCGAGCGTCAGCGCGCCTTCGACCTGCACCCACCCAAGCGCATCGGCCAGCCGGTTGAGGTGGCGATGACGGCGCTGTTCCTGGCCACCGACGAAGCGCCTTTTATCAATGCCACCTGCCTGATGATCGATGGCGGGCGGTCTGTGATGTACCACGACTAA